CGGGCCGCGCGCCGCCGTGGACTTGAACGCGCCGGGGGCGCCGCTCAGCAGCGCTTCCTCGTACACGTTGGCGCGAATTGCCGCGTGCGGGCAGACCAGCGCACACTTGTTGCACTGGATGCACGTGTCCGGATCCCAGATGGGGATCTCGAGGGCGATGTTGCGCTTCTCCCAGCGCGTCGTGTCCGTGGGGAACGTACCGTCGATGGGCAGCTTGCTCACCGGCAGCAGGTCTCCCTCGCCGGCGATGATCCGCCCGAGCACGTCCTGAACGAACGCCGGCGCCTCCGACGGTACCGCTCCCGGCCGCCGCCGCTGGCTCGTCACCTTGTCCGGCACCTTCACCTCATGCAGATTGGCCAGCGTGCGATCGACCGCCTCGTAGTTCTTCCGGACAACCGCCTCGCCCTTTCGGCTGTAGGTTTTCTTGATGGTTTCCTTGATCTTGGCGATGGCTTCGTCGCGGGGCAGCACGCCGGAGATGGCGAAGAAGCAGGTCTGCATGATCGTGTTGATCCGCTGACCCATGCCCGTCTCGCCCGCAACCGCATACGCGTCGATCACAAAGAGCTTCATCTTCTTGGCGATGAGCTGTTCCTGGACCTCGCGCGGCAGCGTGTCCCAGACGTCGTCCTTCGGCGTCTGCGTGTTGAGCAGGAACGTCCCGCCGGGCTTGGCCGAGGCCAGCATCTCGAACTTCTCGATGAGGTTCTGCTGATGGCAGGCCACGAACGACGGCCGCTGGAGCAGGTACGTCGAGCGAATGGGCTTCTTGCCGAAGCGAAGGTGCGAAACCGTCGTCGAGCCGGCTTTCTTCGAGTCGTAGACGAAGTACCCCTGGGCGTGATTCTCCGTTTCTTCGCCGATGATCTTGATGGAGTTCTTGTTGGCGCCGACGGTGCCGTCCGCCCCCAGGCCGAAGAACATCGCCCCGACCGCATCGTCATCTTCGGTAATGAAGCTCAGATCGACGGGAAGCGATGTCTGTGTCACGTCGTCTTCGATACCCACGGTGAAGTGGTTCTTAGGCTTCTCCCGGCCCAGCTCGTCGAACACCGCCTTGCACATCGCCGGCGTGAATTCCTTGGACGACAGCCCGTACCGCCCGCCGATCACGCGCGGCGGCGCGGCGAAGTGATTTCCGCCCTCGGTGTGATGCTCGGAGAGTGCCGTGATCACGTCCTGATACAACGGCTCGCCTGCGGCGCCCGGCTCCTTGGTCCGATCCAGCACGGCGATACGCTTTGCCGACGTGGGAAGCGCCGCAATCAGATCGGGACCGGAGAAAGGCCGGTACAACCGCACCTTGATGAGTCCCACCTTCTCACCCCGCGCCGTCAAGTACTCGACCGTTTCGTGCGCCGTCTCCGCGCCCGAACCCATCATGACCACGACGCGCTCCGCGTCCGGCGCGCCGATGTAGTCAAACAGGTGATAATGCCTCCCCACCACCTTGCCGAAGCGATCCATGGCTTCCTGCACGAGCTTCGGGCAATACAGATAATGCGGATTCACGGCTTCCCGCGCCTGGAAGAACACGTCCGGATTCTGTGCCGTGCCGCGAAGCACGGGCCGATCGGGATTCATCGCCCGCAAGCGATGGGCGGCCAGAAGTTCCTCGTCCATCATCTTCCGCAGATCGTCGTCCTCGAGCACCTCGATTTTCAACACCTCGTGGGAAGTGCGGAATCCGTCGAAGAAGTGCACGAAGGGAATACGGGACTTCAGTGTCGCCGCGTGGGCGATAGCGGCGATATCCATGACTTCCTGCACGCCGCCCGAAGCCAGCATGGCAAATCCCGTCGAGCGCGCCGCCATTACGTCACTGTGATCGCCGAAAATCGACAAGGCATGCGTGGCCACCGTCCGCGCCGAAACATGGAAGACCGCCGGCGTGAGCTCGCCCGCGATCTTGAACATGTTGGGAATCATCAGCAGCAGGCCCTGCGAGGCCGTAAACGTGGTGCATAGCGAACCCGTTTGGAGCGCGCCGTGGACCGCCCCGGCCGCGCCGCCTTCGCTCTGCATCTCCGTCACGCTGGGGATCGTGCCCCAGATGTTCGGCCGGGCCATGGCGCTCCATTCGTCGGCCCATTCCCCCATGGGCGAGCTCGGCGTGATGGGATAGATGGCGATGACTTCGCTGAGTCGATGGGCTACCGAGGCCGCCGCCTCGTTGCCGTCGAGTGTGATGATGGGACGTGGCATGTTGGTATTTCCTCTTCCGTGCGGGCGGCGTATCGAAGACGCAGCGCCCTCGGTTACCTGAGATTCCTGTTTCGAACGTGGGACATCCGGTCGGCCCGCCGGCCGGAAGCGATGCGCAGCCTCCGTCTCCGGTGAGGCCGAAAGAAACCAGCGGCAAGAACCATTCCAGTTCACCCGCGAATAAGGGAGATTGATGGAAATCCCGTTCCCGCATTCCTCAAGACGAGGTCTTCCGGGCGGATTAATGGGATGGAATTCGGAAGCGGCCGGATCCGCGCAAAGTGCGGCTTTCTACCACACCCCGGCGAATCTCACAGGAGACCGAGCTTCTCCAGACGATAGCGGAATGCATCCCGACTGAGGTTGAGCAGCCGGGCGGCCTTGGTCTGGTTGTTGGATGTCCGCGCCAGCGCCTGCTTGATGAGGCTGTTTTCCAGTTCACGCAGGTCGATTCCATCGGCCGGCAGCATGAACAGCCCGTCTGAACCGTGAAGCGGTTCCTCCCCGCTGCCCAGCACCAGATCATTCGGACCGATCGTGTCGCCCCGGCAGAGCAGCACGGCGCGCTCGATTACGTTGCGGATCTCGCGGACGTTGCCCGGCCAGGAGTACTCCATGAGCTTGCGATACGCCGCATCGTGAACCCGCGTGATGGGCTTCTTGAACTCCTGCGCAAATTCGGTCACGAAATGCTGCGTCAGCAGCTTCACGTCCTCGCCGCGCTCGCGGAGCGGAGGAAGCCGGATGGAAATCACGTTCAGGCGGAACATCAGGTCGCTGCGGAAGTGGCCCTCCGCGATGGCTCGATCGATGTCCCGATTCGTGGCGGCGATCACCCGCACGTCCACGGAGATTTCGGTCGTCCCCCCCACGCGACGGAATGTCCGGTCCTCGAGAAAACGCAGCAGCTTCGCCTGAAGCCCCGGAGGCATATCACCCACTTCGTCGAGAAAAATGGTGCCCCCGTCGGACAGTTCGAACAGGCCCTTCTTTGTCTGACGGGCATCCGTGAATGCCCCCTTCTCGTGTCCGAAAAGCTCGCTCTCCAGCAGCGGCTCCGAAAGCGCCGTGCACGTGATGTTCATGAACGGCTTGGGCGCCCGATCGGAATTGTAATGGATCACCCGCGCGATGAGGTCCTTACCCGTACCCGATTCGCCGCGCAGAAACACGGTGGACGCCCCGCTGCGGGCAACGCGGTCGATGATATCGAACAACTCCAGCATGCAGGCGTGGTGCCCGATGATGCGGTGGTACCCGAAATCGTGCTCCAGGTGACGGCGCAGCTCGCGCACCTCCCGGCGCAGCTTGGTCGTCTCCAGGGCTTTTTCCACCGTGCGGAGCAGATGCTCCATATCAAAGGGCTTGGTCACGTAGTCGTACGCGCCGAGCTTCATGGCATCCACGGCGCTCTCAATACTCGAAAACGCCGTCATCATGATCACCACCACGTCCCGGTCCGTTTCCCGGACCTTGCGGAGCACGTCCAGCCCGGTCATGTCCGGAAGCTTGTAGTCCACCAGGATCAGGTCAAACGGCCCCTTCTCCAGCTCGGCGATCGCCGAACCTCCATCTTCGACATCCACAACGGCATAGTCACGCGCTTCCAGCTTCTGCCGGAGCGACCAGCGGATGAGCTTCTCGTCCTCGACAATCAGTACGCGAACAGTCATGTTGTCTTTCGCGCCGAGAGCACGGCCCCGGCTCCGTCAGGTAGATTCCGCGGGAGAACGACCGTTACGGTAGTCCCCTTTCCGACCGCGCTCTCTATCGTAATGCGTCCCTCGTGCCCTTCAACGATGCGCCGGCAGATGGACAACCCGAGCCCCGTTCCCTTCGCCTTGGTCGTGAAAAACGGCTCGAAGGCCCGTCGGCACGTATCCACGTCCATGCCCTTTCCCTCGTCGGATACGATCATGCGCACGTGATCGTCCCCGGCCGCCGCCTTGATACGTATGACTCCGTGACCGGAGCTCGCATGGGCGGCGTTGATCACCAGGTTGATGAGCAACTGCTCCAACTGACCTTCGTCGGCCATGAGCATGGTGCCGCCGGCAACGCCGGAGTCGTCCACCCGCACGCCCTGCAGCGCCGGCTCGGATCGGAGCACCGACAACAGCCGCCGCAGCAGGACGTCGAGTTCGCACGGCTTGGATTTGGGCTGGCTCGGGCGGGCGTAGAGCAGCAGGTCCTTCACGGCGGCATCCAGCCGGGCGATCTGCTCCAGAATCTCTCCGATGATCTCCCGGTGCGGATTGTCCGCGTCCATCCCCTCCTGAATAATTTCGATGGCCCCGCTGATACCCGCCAGCGGATTCTTGATCTCGTGGGCAAGCGAGGCCGCCATCTGCCCGATTTCCGCCAGGTGTTCCGCCCGCGTCAGTCGCTCCTCGACAAGCAGATGCTCATCCTCCCTGATCCGAGTCGCGTAGGTATCGCGGTAGCTCTCCAGCATCACGCACAGCTCCAGCGTTAACAGCTTGTTCAAGCTGTGCATGTCCTTCTGTCGCTCGTCCGGCCGTAGGTCGGCTGTCGCATTCTCGAACGCCTGCCGGATCACCTCCATCGCCGTAATCATCAAATGCTGCGGTAGGGCCACATGCACATGAACCTTCCCGACGAGGGTCTGACGCCGGAAGTGCTCGACGTCATAAGAGCCTGTGAAAAGCTCTTTCAGCCATTCCGTGAGGGAATCCCGCAGGCGCGCGATTTGTGCCGAACCGCGCGTGAATACGGCCCTGGCCTCAGGATTGGAGAGGACGTGCTCGTAGAAGCGGTCAACGACGGCGGGAATGGCCGACGCCATCACCGGGCTCAGCTCCTGCAGCCTTGAAGCATCCGATCGATCAAACCTGATAAGTCTGCAGAGCTGGTTCAGACGCTCGTCCGTCATCACTTTATCCACGAATCTTCACTGCAAGAACGCAGATTAC
The genomic region above belongs to Phycisphaerae bacterium and contains:
- the nifJ gene encoding pyruvate:ferredoxin (flavodoxin) oxidoreductase; protein product: MPRPIITLDGNEAAASVAHRLSEVIAIYPITPSSPMGEWADEWSAMARPNIWGTIPSVTEMQSEGGAAGAVHGALQTGSLCTTFTASQGLLLMIPNMFKIAGELTPAVFHVSARTVATHALSIFGDHSDVMAARSTGFAMLASGGVQEVMDIAAIAHAATLKSRIPFVHFFDGFRTSHEVLKIEVLEDDDLRKMMDEELLAAHRLRAMNPDRPVLRGTAQNPDVFFQAREAVNPHYLYCPKLVQEAMDRFGKVVGRHYHLFDYIGAPDAERVVVMMGSGAETAHETVEYLTARGEKVGLIKVRLYRPFSGPDLIAALPTSAKRIAVLDRTKEPGAAGEPLYQDVITALSEHHTEGGNHFAAPPRVIGGRYGLSSKEFTPAMCKAVFDELGREKPKNHFTVGIEDDVTQTSLPVDLSFITEDDDAVGAMFFGLGADGTVGANKNSIKIIGEETENHAQGYFVYDSKKAGSTTVSHLRFGKKPIRSTYLLQRPSFVACHQQNLIEKFEMLASAKPGGTFLLNTQTPKDDVWDTLPREVQEQLIAKKMKLFVIDAYAVAGETGMGQRINTIMQTCFFAISGVLPRDEAIAKIKETIKKTYSRKGEAVVRKNYEAVDRTLANLHEVKVPDKVTSQRRRPGAVPSEAPAFVQDVLGRIIAGEGDLLPVSKLPIDGTFPTDTTRWEKRNIALEIPIWDPDTCIQCNKCALVCPHAAIRANVYEEALLSGAPGAFKSTAARGPEFKGLRYTIQVAPEDCTGCGLCVEACPAKNKKEVRLRAINMTDKREVLDAERENYSFFLDLPEYDRTKLKTRMVKDSQFLLPLFEYSGACVGCGETPYVKLLSQLFGDRAIIGNATGCSSIYGGNLPTTPWAKNRDGRGPTWSNSLFEDNAEFGLGFRLSLDKQREYACELLRKLSGKIGQTLAEELIHADQVDEAGIAAQRGRVAELRKKLEGSKDADAQRLLGLVDVLSRRSVWILGGDGWAYDIGYGGLDHVLASGRDVNVLVLDTEVYSNTGGQMSKATPLGAIAKFASGGKAANKKDLGMLAMAYGNVYVAQVAMGSNDNHTVRAFVEAESYPGPSLIIAYSHCIAHGINMRHGLKQQKAAVDCGHWPLYRFDPRRKEEGLNPLQLDSRAPSIPLKEYVKAENRFRLLLQTDPDRANELLAAAERAARERYVEYQRRAAPYAPAAGSDKPAPQAEPAAT
- a CDS encoding sigma-54-dependent Fis family transcriptional regulator — its product is MTVRVLIVEDEKLIRWSLRQKLEARDYAVVDVEDGGSAIAELEKGPFDLILVDYKLPDMTGLDVLRKVRETDRDVVVIMMTAFSSIESAVDAMKLGAYDYVTKPFDMEHLLRTVEKALETTKLRREVRELRRHLEHDFGYHRIIGHHACMLELFDIIDRVARSGASTVFLRGESGTGKDLIARVIHYNSDRAPKPFMNITCTALSEPLLESELFGHEKGAFTDARQTKKGLFELSDGGTIFLDEVGDMPPGLQAKLLRFLEDRTFRRVGGTTEISVDVRVIAATNRDIDRAIAEGHFRSDLMFRLNVISIRLPPLRERGEDVKLLTQHFVTEFAQEFKKPITRVHDAAYRKLMEYSWPGNVREIRNVIERAVLLCRGDTIGPNDLVLGSGEEPLHGSDGLFMLPADGIDLRELENSLIKQALARTSNNQTKAARLLNLSRDAFRYRLEKLGLL